A genome region from Hevea brasiliensis isolate MT/VB/25A 57/8 chromosome 7, ASM3005281v1, whole genome shotgun sequence includes the following:
- the LOC110649725 gene encoding tetraspanin-18 isoform X2: MRRNWCHISLAFLLKLFNFLQAFVGISIIIYSVWMLNQWNHRVPFSPPPFVSPSPDSSSVSLLPNSQSDSLRVLNLVADVAYGIDDGLGLGLNSFKLPAPWFIYSFMGVGIILCTITLIGCIAAESVNGCCLCFYTILKTVLILLEAALVAFIAIDHHWQKDLPFDPTGELQSLRSFVEENVDICKWVGITVIVIQALALLLAIILRALLSTRTTDSEYEDDYENVRGRTWEPLLNQSGQTSGSGTHSDIWSSRMREKYGLNSGDKTKTLNQNASMSMKSK, encoded by the exons ATGCGACGCAATTGGTGTCATATATCGTTGGCATTCCTGCTCAaactcttcaattttcttcaagcATTCGTTGGTATCTCCATAATTATTTACTCCGTATGGATGCTCAATCAATGGAACCATCGTGTTCCCTTTTCTCCTCCGCCCTTTGTTTCTCCCTCTCCGGATTCTTCTTCTGTCTCACTTTTACCCAATTCCCAATCCGACTCGCTTAGGGTTCTTAACCTCGTCGCCGATGTGGCTTATGGGATCGATGATGGGCTCGGGCTTGGTTTGAATTCTTTCAAGCTTCCAGCTCcatg GTTCATCTACTCTTTTATGGGTGTGGGCATTATATTGTGTACAATTACTCTCATCGGGTGCATTGCAGCTGAATCTGTTAATGGCTGTTGCCTGTGCTTT TACACCATACTCAAGACTGTACTAATTCTTCTAGAAGCAGCTTTGGTGGCGTTCATTGCAATTGATCATCACTGGCAGAag GATCTTCCTTTTGATCCAACTGGAGAACTTCAAAGCCTTCGCTCTTTTGTTGAAGAAAATGTTGATATATGTAAATGGGTTGGCATTACAGTGATTGTAATACAG GCACTAGCTCTACTGCTTGCGATAATTCTGCGAGCTCTGCTTTCTACTCGCACAACAGATTCAGAATATGAGGATGATTATGAGAATGTTAGAGGTAGAACTTGGGAGCCACTCCTAAATCAATCAGGTCAAACATCTGGCTCAGGGACTCATTCAGACATCTGGAGCTCACGGATGAGAGAGAAG TATGGATTGAACAGCGGTGATAAAACTAAAACACTGAATCAGAATGCATCAATGAGCATGAAATCCAAGTAA
- the LOC110649725 gene encoding tetraspanin-18 isoform X1: MRRNWCHISLAFLLKLFNFLQAFVGISIIIYSVWMLNQWNHRVPFSPPPFVSPSPDSSSVSLLPNSQSDSLRVLNLVADVAYGIDDGLGLGLNSFKLPAPWFIYSFMGVGIILCTITLIGCIAAESVNGCCLCFYTILKTVLILLEAALVAFIAIDHHWQKDLPFDPTGELQSLRSFVEENVDICKWVGITVIVIQALALLLAIILRALLSTRTTDSEYEDDYENVRGRTWEPLLNQSGQTSGSGTHSDIWSSRMREKCFPVGRCILDVAILVPRIIVNSHVKVVFLCIWIEQR; the protein is encoded by the exons ATGCGACGCAATTGGTGTCATATATCGTTGGCATTCCTGCTCAaactcttcaattttcttcaagcATTCGTTGGTATCTCCATAATTATTTACTCCGTATGGATGCTCAATCAATGGAACCATCGTGTTCCCTTTTCTCCTCCGCCCTTTGTTTCTCCCTCTCCGGATTCTTCTTCTGTCTCACTTTTACCCAATTCCCAATCCGACTCGCTTAGGGTTCTTAACCTCGTCGCCGATGTGGCTTATGGGATCGATGATGGGCTCGGGCTTGGTTTGAATTCTTTCAAGCTTCCAGCTCcatg GTTCATCTACTCTTTTATGGGTGTGGGCATTATATTGTGTACAATTACTCTCATCGGGTGCATTGCAGCTGAATCTGTTAATGGCTGTTGCCTGTGCTTT TACACCATACTCAAGACTGTACTAATTCTTCTAGAAGCAGCTTTGGTGGCGTTCATTGCAATTGATCATCACTGGCAGAag GATCTTCCTTTTGATCCAACTGGAGAACTTCAAAGCCTTCGCTCTTTTGTTGAAGAAAATGTTGATATATGTAAATGGGTTGGCATTACAGTGATTGTAATACAG GCACTAGCTCTACTGCTTGCGATAATTCTGCGAGCTCTGCTTTCTACTCGCACAACAGATTCAGAATATGAGGATGATTATGAGAATGTTAGAGGTAGAACTTGGGAGCCACTCCTAAATCAATCAGGTCAAACATCTGGCTCAGGGACTCATTCAGACATCTGGAGCTCACGGATGAGAGAGAAG TGCTTTCCAGTCGGGAGATGTATCCTTGATGTGGCAATATTGGTGCCAAGGATTATTGTCAACAGTCATGTGAAAGTGGTCTTCCTTTGCA TATGGATTGAACAGCGGTGA
- the LOC110649725 gene encoding tetraspanin-18 isoform X3 — protein MRRNWCHISLAFLLKLFNFLQAFVGISIIIYSVWMLNQWNHRVPFSPPPFVSPSPDSSSVSLLPNSQSDSLRVLNLVADVAYGIDDGLGLGLNSFKLPAPWFIYSFMGVGIILCTITLIGCIAAESVNGCCLCFYTILKTVLILLEAALVAFIAIDHHWQKDLPFDPTGELQSLRSFVEENVDICKWVGITVIVIQALALLLAIILRALLSTRTTDSEYEDDYENVRGRTWEPLLNQSGQTSGSGTHSDIWSSRMREKCFPVGRCILDVAILVPRIIVNSHVKVVFLCSILFNLWKI, from the exons ATGCGACGCAATTGGTGTCATATATCGTTGGCATTCCTGCTCAaactcttcaattttcttcaagcATTCGTTGGTATCTCCATAATTATTTACTCCGTATGGATGCTCAATCAATGGAACCATCGTGTTCCCTTTTCTCCTCCGCCCTTTGTTTCTCCCTCTCCGGATTCTTCTTCTGTCTCACTTTTACCCAATTCCCAATCCGACTCGCTTAGGGTTCTTAACCTCGTCGCCGATGTGGCTTATGGGATCGATGATGGGCTCGGGCTTGGTTTGAATTCTTTCAAGCTTCCAGCTCcatg GTTCATCTACTCTTTTATGGGTGTGGGCATTATATTGTGTACAATTACTCTCATCGGGTGCATTGCAGCTGAATCTGTTAATGGCTGTTGCCTGTGCTTT TACACCATACTCAAGACTGTACTAATTCTTCTAGAAGCAGCTTTGGTGGCGTTCATTGCAATTGATCATCACTGGCAGAag GATCTTCCTTTTGATCCAACTGGAGAACTTCAAAGCCTTCGCTCTTTTGTTGAAGAAAATGTTGATATATGTAAATGGGTTGGCATTACAGTGATTGTAATACAG GCACTAGCTCTACTGCTTGCGATAATTCTGCGAGCTCTGCTTTCTACTCGCACAACAGATTCAGAATATGAGGATGATTATGAGAATGTTAGAGGTAGAACTTGGGAGCCACTCCTAAATCAATCAGGTCAAACATCTGGCTCAGGGACTCATTCAGACATCTGGAGCTCACGGATGAGAGAGAAG TGCTTTCCAGTCGGGAGATGTATCCTTGATGTGGCAATATTGGTGCCAAGGATTATTGTCAACAGTCATGTGAAAGTGGTCTTCCTTTGCAGTATCCTATTTAACCTGTGGAAAATCTGA
- the LOC110643388 gene encoding uncharacterized protein LOC110643388: MAEVPSLISLGMEAIKRQLLCGDGVLPDIYELPSHLFDILVTKLPPLALHKLQAEMPYENWDDYECTDGSPKVGTKRGRSDNFSTAWKKLFKQRWPRLVDHPELVRWQHMYWQTHLQNCLDEAAALASIPSFDRCIGEIKISDDILICIGCEGHLNHSIYLKLSYHFQQFGHYARSLRLQNVLCVAETCKLLRNSKLQSLSLRWIRSKEHVDGLCQLLIQNNETLTSLEFIHCKLSSTFVNAICGCLEIKGKQAHILQNFSIRTSSFLENNAVSLSYSLVSFLSSGRSLCSLRFCDNHLDRNFAQMLFTMLIDASSRISILDLSDNNIAGWLSNFNRGSSSRLPSSLGTGKSLQSLCVLNLRGNNLHKYDVESLRYALFYMPNLEILDLSDNPIEDEGIRCLIPYFVEAPERCSRLAELKLENCELSCDGVTQLLDTLSSLKRPLCSLTLADNGLGSLVAGALGKFLATSISELNIGGIGLGSAGFQELQKGLMVELKLVKINISKNRGGLETAKFLSKLMLSAPELVVVNASYNLMPAESLTIICSALKAAKGNLQQLDLTGNTWDCQQTYASMLSEFQHNGRPILILPSSCAPDVPYDDDP; this comes from the exons ATGGCAGAAGTTCCATCTTTAATCTCTCTGGGCATGGAGGCAATCAAAAGACAGCTCCTTTGCG GAGATGGTGTTTTGCCTGATATATATGAGCTTCCTTCCCATTTATTTGATATCTTGGTCACAAAATTACCTCCCTTGGCTTTGCACAAGTTACAAGCTGAAAT GCCATATGAGAACTGGGATGATTATGAGTGTACTGATGGTTCCCCAAAAGTTGGAACTAAgcgtggaag AAGTGATAACTTCAGTACAGCATGGAAGAAGTTATTTAAGCAGCGCTGGCCTCGGCTTGTTGACCATCCTGAGCTAGTTCGCTGGCAGCATATGTATTGGCAAACACATTTGCAAAA TTGCCTTGATGAAGCTGCAGCATTAGCATCTATCCCGTCATTTGATAGATGTATAGGagagataaaaatttcag ATGATATATTGATATGCATTGGTTGTGAAGGGCATTTGAATCATTCAATCTATTTGAAATTATCTTACCACTTCCAACAATTTGGGCACTATGCTAG ATCTCTGAGACTTCAAAATGTGCTGTGTGTTGCAGAAACTTGT AAATTACTGAGAAACAGCAAATTGCAAAGTTTATCACTGCGGTGGATTAGATCCAAGGAACAT GTTGATGGATTATGCCAACTGCTAATTCAAAACAATGAAACATTGACATCACTTGAATTTATTCACTGCAAGCTTTCATCAACTTTTGTCAATGCAATATGTGGTTGTCTAGAAATAAAAGGGAAACAAGCACACATCCTACAGAACTTCTCGATCAGGACATCAAGCTTCCTTGAAAATAATGCAGTTTCTTTATCTTATTCCCTTGTATCATTTCTTTCTTCGGGAAG GTCCTTGTGTTCATTAAGATTTTGTGACAACCACCTAGACCGAAATTTTGCTCAGATGCTTTTTACTATGCTTATTGATGCTTCCTCTAGAATATCCATCCTTGACCTTTCAGACAACAAT ATAGCAGGATGGCTTTCTAATTTCAACAGGGGATCCTCAAGCAGGCTTCCATCATCTTTGGGGACGGGAAAGTCTTTGCAGTCTTTATGTGTGCTGAATTTAAG GGGAAATAATCTTCATAAGTATGATGTGGAGAGTCTTAGATATGCACTTTTTTACATGCCTAATTTGGAGATTCTGGATTTAAGTGACAATCCCATTGAGGATGAAGGAATCAG ATGTTTGATCCCTTATTTTGTTGAGGCTCCAGAAAGATGCAGTCGATTGGCGGAGCTGAAATTAGAGAATTGTGAGCTTTCCTGCGATGGAGTGACTCAACTTTTAGACACCCTTTCGTCCCTGAAAAGACCTCTGTGCTCTCTCACGCTTGCAGATAATGGCCTTGGCAG TCTAGTGGCTGGAGCTTTGGGAAAGTTTTTGGCCACATCTATTAGTGAACTCAATATTGGAGGCATTGGACTGGGGTCAGCTGGTTTTCAGGAACTGCAAAAAGGGCTGATGGTAGAATTGAAGCTTGTCAAGATCAACATAAG CAAAAATCGTGGTGGGCTTGAAACTGCAAAATTTTTGTCCAAGCTCATGTTATCAGCTCCAGAACTTGTTGTAGTTAATGCATCTTATAATCTTATGCCTGCAGAATCCTTAACCATAATATGCTCTGCTCTAAAGGCTGCAAAAG GTAACCTTCAGCAGTTGGACTTGACTGGGAATACATGGGACTGTCAACAAACTTATGCTTCCATGCTTTCTGAATTCCAACATAATGGAAGGCCTATCTTGATTCTTCCGTCATCATGTGCCCCAGATGTTCCGTATGATGATGATCCATAG
- the LOC110643375 gene encoding CLIP-associated protein → MEEALELARAKDTKERMAGVERLHQLLEASRKSLSSAETTSLVDCCLDLLKDNNFKVSQGALQALASAAVLSGEHLKLHFNALVPAVVERLGDGKQPVRDAARRLLLTLMEVSSPTIIVERAGSFAWTHKSWRVREEFSRTVTSAIGLFAATELPLQRAILPPILQMLNDPNPGVREAAILCIEEMYTQAGPQFRDELHRHHLPMSMMKDINARLEKIEPQIRPSDGPTGNFATGEMKPMTLNPKKSSPKAKSSSREVSLFGGESDVTEKPIEPIKVYSEKELIREIEKIAFTLVPEKDWSIRIAAMQRVEGLVLGGAADYSCFRGLLKQLVGPLSTQLSDRRSSIVKQACHLLCFLSKELLGDFEACAEIFIPVLFKLVVITVLVIAESADNCIKTMLRNCKVARVLPRIADCAKNDRSAVLRARCCEYALLILEYWADAPEIQRSADLYEDLIRCCVADAMSEVRSTARMCYRMFAKTWPERSRRLFSCFDPVIQRIINEEDGGLHRRHASPSLRDRSAQLSFASQASTPSNLPGYGTSAIVAMDRTSSLSSGTSLSSGLVSQARTLGRGAERSLESVLHASKQKVTAIESMLRGLEVSDKQNPSALRSSSLDLGVDPPSSRDPPFPAAVPASNPLSNSLTLESTTTSISKSGNRNGGLVLSDIITQIQASKDSAKLSYQGNVATESLSAFSSYSAKRASERLQERGSIEENNDIREARRYANPHIDRQYVDMPYKDVNLRDSHNSHIPNFQRPLLRKNVTGRMSAGRRRSFDDSQLSLGEMSNYVEGPASLTDALSEGLSPSSDWNARVAAFNYLRSLLQQGPKGIQEVIQNFEKVMKLFFQHLDDPHHKVAQAALSTLADIIPSCRKPFESYMERILPHVFSRLIDPKELVRQPCSTTLEIVGKTYSVDTLLAALLRSLDEQRSPKAKLAVIEFAISSFNKHAMNPEGSGNTGILKLWLGKLTPLAHDKNTKLKDAAITCIISVYSHYDPTAVLNFILSLSVEEQNSLRRALKQYTPRVEVDLMNFFQNKKERQRSKSSYDPSDIVGTSSEDGYIGVSKKSHFFGKYSAGSNDSDGGRKWSSTQESVLITGSIGQAASDETQENLYQNFENNSNVDIHGSKTRELTFMVNPSTENVVSHASHLENMDNSINFDDLSTHLDINGLMSSEVLVDAEGVQHDNEASLVLDLNHQKPPAVKINSFSDSGPSIPQILHLICNGNDDSAALAATKCGALQQLTEASISNDHSVWSKYFNQILTAVLDVLDDTESSIRELALSLIVEMLKNQKDAMEDSVEIVIEKLLHVMKDSVPKVSNEAEHCLSIVLSQYDPFRCLSVVVPLLVTEDEKTLVTCINCLTKLVGRLSQEELMTQLPSFLPALFEAFGNQSADVRKTVVFCLVDIYIMLGKAFLPYLEGLNSTQLRLVTIYANRISQARTGNTIDASHE, encoded by the exons ATGGAGGAGGCGCTGGAACTGGCGCGTGCCAAGGACACCAAGGAGCGGATGGCCGGAGTAGAGAGGTTGCACCAGCTTCTAGAAGCTTCCAGGAAGAGTTTGAGTTCCGCGGAAACCACTTCTTTAGTCGATTGCTGCTTGGATCTTTTGAAAGATAACAATTTCAAGGTCTCTCAAGGTGCTTTACAGGCTTTGGCGTCGGCTGCTGTGTTGTCTGGTGAGCATTTGAAGTTGCATTTCAATGCGCTTGTCCCCGCCGTCGTCGAGCGGTTAGGTGATGGTAAACAACCCGTTAGAGACGCTGCCAGACGTCTATTGCTCACCCTCATGGAG GTTTCTTCACCAACTATCATCGTCGAGAGAGCAGGCTCCTTTGCCTGGACACATAAAAGCTGGAGAGTTCGTGAAGAATTTTCTAGGACTGTCACATCAGCAATCGGTCTTTTTGCTGCTACTGAGCTTCCTCTTCAACGGGCTATTCTTCCTCCT ATTTTGCAGATGTTGAATGACCCAAATCCTGGTGTTAGGGAAGCTGCTATATTGTGCATTGAG GAGATGTATACACAGGCAGGGCCTCAGTTCCGTGATGAGCTTCACCGGCATCATCTTCCTATGTCTATG ATGAAAGATATTAATGCTAGGCTAGAGAAGATTGAACCACAAATACGCCCTTCAGATGGACCTACAGGTAATTTTGCTACTGGAGAGATGAAGCCTATGACCCTTAACCCCAAGAAAAGTAGTCCAAAGGCCAAGAGTTCCTCAAGGGAGGTGTCTCTTTTTGGAG GAGAAAGTGATGTTACAGAGAAACCCATTGAGCCGATTAAGGTTTACTCAGAAAAGGAGCTAATTAGGGAAATTGAGAAGATTGCTTTTACCCTTGTTCCTGAAAAGGATTGGTCTATACGCATAGCTGCCATGCAGCGAGTTGAAGGTCTTGTTTTAGGAG GTGCTGCTGATTACTCATGCTTTCGGGGACTTTTGAAGCAGCTTGTTGGCCCTCTAAGCACACAGTTATCAGATCGAAGGTCTAGTATAGTGAAGCAG GCTTGCCATCTATTATGCTTTTTATCGAAGGAACTCTTGGGAGATTTTGAGGCGTGTGCTGAGATATTTATTCCT GTCCTTTTCAAGCTGGTTGTGATTACTGTGCTTGTAATTGCAGAGTCTGCAGATAACTGCATAAAAACA ATGTTGCGAAACTGCAAAGTTGCCCGTGTGCTTCCTCGCATAGCTGATTGTGCAAAGAATGATCGTAGTGCAGTACTTCGTGCAAG ATGTTGTGAATATGCGCTACTTATACTAGAATATTGGGCTGATGCTCCAGAAATACAGCGTTCAGCTGATCTTTATGAAGATCTGATAAGGTGTTGTGTTGCAGATGCAATGAGTGAG GTGCGATCAACTGCAAGAATGTGCTATAGAATGTTCGCAAAAACTTGGCCAGAGCGTTCCCGCCGCTTATTTTCATGTTTTGATCCTGTTATTCAACGG ATTATTAATGAAGAGGATGGTGGCTTGCATAGGCGACATGCTTCTCCTTCCCTCCGAGATAGAAGTGCACAATTATCATTTGCTTCTCAAGCATCTACTCCTTCAAATTTACCTGGATATGGaacttctgcaattgttgcaatgGATAGAACTTCAAGCTTGTCCTCTGGGACATCTCTCTCGTCTGGCCTGGTGTCTCAAGCAAGGACACTTGGTAGAGGTGCTGAACGTAGTCTGGAAAGTGTACTGCATGCAAGTAAACAGAAGGTCACTGCAATTGAAAGCATGCTTAGAGGTTTGGAAGTGTCAGACAAACAGAATCCTTCAGCTCTTCGGTCATCCAGTTTGGATCTCG GAGTTGACCCTCCATCATCTCGTGATCCACCATTCCCTGCTGCTGTTCCAGCTTCTAATCCGCTCTCAAACTCTCTAACTTTAGAATCAACTACTACTAGCATCAGTAAAAGTGGTAACCGCAATGGTGGATTGGTTTTGTCTGATATTATCACTCAAATTCAAGCATCCAAAGATTCTGCTAAATTATCATATCAAGGTAATGTGGCAACCGAGTCCCTGTCAGCATTTTCATCATACTCAGCTAAGAGGGCTTCTGAAAGACTCCAAGAAAGAGGTTCCATTGAAGAGAACAATGACATTAGGGAAGCTAGGCGATATGCAAATCCACACATTGACAGGCAGTATGTAGATATGCCTTACAAAGATGTAAACTTAAGGGATTCTCATAACAGTCACATTCCCAACTTTCAGCGGCCACTTTTAAGAAAGAACGTAACTGGACGAATGTCTGCTGGGAGGAGGAGAAGTTTTGATGACAGCCAACTCTCACTTGGGGAGATGTCAAATTATGTTGAAGGACCTGCATCTCTCACTGATGCACTGAGTGAGGGACTCAGTCCAAGTTCTGACTGGAATGCGAGAGTTGCTGCTTTTAATTACCTCCGGTCTTTGCTGCAGCAAGGGCCTAAAGGTATTCAAGAAGTGATCCAGAATTTTGAGAAGGTAATGAAGTTATTTTTCCAGCACTTGGATGATCCCCACCATAAAGTTGCACAAGCAGCTCTTTCAACACTTGCAGATATTATTCCCTCTTGCCGAAAGCCCTTTGAGAGTTACATGGAAAGGATCTTACCTCATGTTTTTTCTCGATTAATTGATCCCAAGGAACTAGTTAGGCAGCCTTGCTCAACAACTCTGGAGATTGTTGGCAAAACTTATAGCGTTGATACTCTCTTAGCAGCTTTGCTCCGTTCACTAGATGAACAGCGATCACCAAAGGCCAAATTGGCTGTTATTGAGTTTGCTATCAGTTCCTTTAATAAACATGCGATGAATCCTGAAGGTTCTGGTAATacaggcattctaaagttgtggcTGGGTAAGTTGACTCCACTAGCCCATGATAAAAATACTAAGCTCAAGGACGCAGCTATTACATGCATTATATCAGTTTACTCCCACTATGATCCAACAGCCGTTCTTAATTTCATTCTTAGTTTGTCAGTTGAAGAACAGAATTCCTTGAGACGAGCCCTTAAACAGTACACTCCCCGTGTTGAGGTGGACCTAATGAACTTTTTTCAGAACAAGAAAGAGCGACAGCGCTCTAAGTCGTCTTATGACCCATCTGATATTGTTGGGACATCTTCAGAGGATGGATATATTGGTGTGTCAAAGAAGAGTCATTTCTTTGGAAAGTATTCTGCTGGTTCCAATGACAGTGATGGTGGCAGGAAGTGGAGTTCTACTCAAGAATCAGTCCTGATCACTGGAAGTATTGGCCAAGCAGCTTCTGATGAAACTCAGGAGAATTTGTATCAGAATTTTGAGAATAATTCTAATGTTGATATTCATGGTTCAAAAACTAGGGAATTGACTTTCATGGTTAATCCTAGCACAGAGAATGTGGTATCCCATGCCAGTCATCTTGAAAACATGGACAACAGCATAAATTTTGATGATTTGTCTACTCATCTGGACATTAATGGACTGATGAGTTCTGAAGTCTTGGTGGATGCTGAAGGCGTTCAGCATGATAATGAGGCCTCACTTGTCTTGGACCTTAATCATCAAAAGCCTCCAGCTGTAAAGATCAACTCCTTTTCAGATTCAGGCCCTAGCATTCCCCAAATTCTTCATCTG ATTTGTAATGGTAACGATGACAGTGCTGCTCTTGCTGCGACTAAGTGTGGTGCACTTCAGCAGTTAACTGAAGCATCTATTTCTAATGATCACTCTGTTTGGTCCAAG TACTTCAATCAAATTTTGACAGCTGTACTTGACGTGTTGGATGACACGGAGTCCTCAATCCGGGAACTTGCTCTTTCATTGATTGTTGAGATGCTCAAAAACCAG AAAGATGCCATGGAAGATTCTGTTGAGATTGTGATTGAGAAGCTGCTTCATGTTATGAAGGATTCTGTTCCAAAA GTTTCTAACGAAGCGGAGCATTGCCTGAGCATTGTGTTGTCTCAGTATGATCCATTCAGATGCTTAAGT GTGGTTGTCCCTTTATTGGTCACTGAGGATGAGAAAACTCTTGTTACATGCATTAACTGTTTGACAAAG CTTGTGGGCCGGCTTTCTCAAGAGGAGCTAATGACCCAGTTACCGTCATTTCTGCCTGCTCTTTTTGAAGCTTTTGGAAACCAGAGTGCAGATGTTCGCAAG ACTGTTGTTTTCTGCCTGGTGGATATTTATATTATGCTTGGGAAAGCATTTTTGCCATACTTGGAGGGGCTTAACAGCACACAGCTGCGGTTGGTGACCATATATGCTAATCGGATATCACAGGCGAGAACAGGCAACACCATAGATGCCAGCCATGAGTAG